A single genomic interval of Armatimonadota bacterium harbors:
- a CDS encoding helix-turn-helix transcriptional regulator, with amino-acid sequence MRYWRAFLGEPPQRMFLQWGDLPLGLKEWVQPSDTWRVILYDHDGLARINGRSYPYTKGQGLIFPPFASCAHAHVGPPSLVASAHFDFPPTQEKPVALPAQFSFSREWYDLLWNAGEHGMGGAERGKALVWHVLWTVSEPTSVLRTQTAIYDAEDMIRSELDQPLRVSELATRLGISQGTLLLWFQSEHGTTIRGFIRQARAREACRLLISTDLKVKQIAAQVGVPDLHQFNKLVRSHTGLSPRDYRNKAG; translated from the coding sequence ATGAGATATTGGCGCGCGTTCCTGGGCGAGCCGCCGCAACGCATGTTCTTGCAGTGGGGCGACCTGCCGCTCGGTCTGAAAGAGTGGGTCCAGCCCTCTGACACCTGGCGGGTCATCCTCTACGACCACGACGGGCTGGCGCGGATCAACGGCCGTTCGTACCCTTACACGAAGGGCCAAGGCTTGATCTTCCCGCCGTTCGCGAGCTGCGCCCACGCCCACGTCGGCCCGCCGTCCTTGGTGGCGTCCGCACATTTCGATTTTCCGCCGACTCAGGAAAAGCCTGTCGCCCTGCCTGCGCAGTTTTCGTTCAGCCGGGAATGGTACGACCTCTTGTGGAACGCGGGGGAGCACGGCATGGGCGGTGCCGAACGGGGCAAAGCTCTCGTGTGGCACGTCCTCTGGACCGTTTCGGAACCGACGTCCGTTCTCCGGACGCAGACCGCGATCTATGACGCCGAGGACATGATCCGCTCCGAACTCGACCAGCCGCTGCGGGTCTCAGAGCTGGCGACACGGCTCGGGATCTCGCAGGGCACGTTGCTGCTCTGGTTCCAGTCCGAACACGGCACGACGATCCGTGGCTTCATCCGGCAAGCCCGGGCGAGGGAAGCGTGCCGCCTGCTGATTTCGACCGACCTCAAGGTCAAGCAGATCGCGGCCCAAGTCGGCGTCCCCGACCTGCACCAGTTCAACAAGCTCGTCCGTTCTCACACCGGCCTCTCGCCTCGGGACTACCGCAACAAGGCGGGCTGA
- a CDS encoding HlyD family efflux transporter periplasmic adaptor subunit yields the protein MTRTAPLSLLALVIAGCSPMAADKGGRETSVATVRRQALTGYTFFDGKLVVPASASAVTTSPYSTQVVEVYTVAGKEVEKGQAIAKLDIPGTDSAKAAAKAQTQSAGAAYSAELADKSGPVRDAKKALDEARAVEKTARDVVAGGGEADIDAAVQARMDAERTLAEAQRERDEQLRPAKDSVASARSTLAAVREAERKGLILAPISGTVVSLEAKPGMSATSNQALATVVDFRQVRVQGFLPAELKDKVKKGTDVLVAFNGVSSDPVDGEVLDVSVAPPKEGQASGVYLAVIAFKNPGALVQPGATVKRVGVKSGYVEDALVVPATAVHGEGTDLWVEVKEDSTWSKRRVTLGITDGALVQIVSGLKDGEQVKVESPPAPATRA from the coding sequence ATGACACGCACTGCACCCCTCTCCCTCCTGGCCCTCGTGATCGCCGGGTGCTCACCGATGGCCGCCGACAAAGGCGGTCGCGAAACGTCCGTCGCCACCGTGAGACGCCAGGCCCTGACAGGCTACACCTTCTTCGACGGCAAGCTCGTCGTCCCTGCCTCGGCGTCGGCCGTCACCACCTCGCCCTATAGCACCCAGGTCGTCGAGGTCTACACCGTCGCAGGCAAGGAAGTCGAAAAGGGACAGGCCATCGCCAAGCTGGACATCCCCGGGACCGATTCGGCCAAGGCCGCGGCCAAAGCCCAGACCCAGTCCGCAGGCGCCGCCTATTCGGCCGAGCTCGCCGACAAGTCCGGCCCTGTGCGGGACGCCAAGAAAGCGCTGGACGAGGCCCGCGCCGTCGAAAAGACGGCCCGCGACGTCGTGGCCGGAGGGGGCGAAGCCGACATCGACGCCGCCGTCCAAGCCCGCATGGACGCCGAACGCACGCTCGCCGAAGCCCAGCGGGAACGGGACGAACAGCTCCGACCGGCCAAGGACTCCGTCGCCAGCGCCCGATCGACCCTCGCCGCCGTCCGAGAAGCCGAGCGCAAGGGCCTGATCCTCGCGCCGATCTCCGGCACCGTCGTCTCGCTCGAAGCCAAACCGGGCATGTCGGCGACCTCCAACCAGGCCCTGGCGACCGTCGTCGACTTCCGCCAAGTCCGCGTGCAAGGCTTCCTCCCCGCCGAGCTCAAAGACAAGGTCAAGAAAGGCACCGACGTCCTCGTCGCGTTCAACGGCGTCAGTTCCGACCCGGTCGACGGCGAAGTCCTGGACGTCTCCGTCGCCCCACCGAAAGAAGGCCAGGCGAGCGGCGTCTACCTCGCCGTCATCGCCTTCAAGAACCCCGGCGCGCTCGTCCAGCCGGGTGCGACGGTGAAGCGGGTCGGCGTGAAGTCCGGCTATGTCGAAGACGCCCTCGTCGTCCCGGCGACCGCCGTCCACGGTGAAGGCACCGACCTCTGGGTCGAAGTCAAGGAAGACAGCACGTGGAGCAAGAGACGGGTGACGCTCGGCATCACCGACGGCGCCCTCGTCCAGATCGTCTCCGGCCTGAAAGACGGAGAGCAGGTCAAGGTCGAGAGCCCGCCCGCACCGGCGACGCGGGCCTGA